The Stigmatopora argus isolate UIUO_Sarg chromosome 16, RoL_Sarg_1.0, whole genome shotgun sequence genome has a window encoding:
- the olfm1b gene encoding olfactomedin 1b isoform X2, translating to MQPASKLLTLVLLIVMGMELTQVLPANPEESWQVYSSGQDGDGRCVCTVVAPQQSMCSRDARTKQLRQLLEKVQNMTQSIQVLDQRTQRELQYVEKMEVQLRGLQTKFRQVEENHMQNMAKQYKAIKAKMEELRPLIPVLVEYKADAKLVLQFKEEVQNLTSVLSGLQEEMGAYDYEELHNRVSNLEERLRACMQKLACGKLTDISDPITIKTSGSRFGSWMTDPLAAEGDTRVWYMDGYHNNRFVREYKSMQDFMSTDNFTSHRLPHPWSGTGQVVYNGSIYFNKFQSHVIIKFDFRTSAISKSRQLDYAGFNNAYHYAWGGHSYIDLMVDEGGLWAVYATNQNAGNIVISKLNPNTLQTVKSWPTNHPKRSAGESFMICGTLYVTNGYSGGTKVYYAYSTNSSTYEYIDIAFQNKYSHISMLDYNPRDRALYAWNNGHQVLYNVTLFRVIRSEEL from the exons ATGCAGCCCGCCAGCAAGCTCCTCACGCTGGTCCTCCTCATCGTCATGGGCATGGAACTCACGCAA GTGCTGCCGGCCAACCCGGAGGAGTCGTGGCAGGTTTACAGTTCTGGCCAGGATGGCGACGGTAGGTGCGTCTGCACCGTGGTGGCACCCCAACAATCTATGTGCTCCAGGGACGCCCGCACAAAGCAACTGAGGCAGCTTCTGGAGAAG GTCCAGAACATGACCCAGTCCATTCAAGTTCTGGACCAGAGAACCCAGAGGGAACTCCAGTATGTGGAGAAAATGGAAGTGCAGCTCCGTGGCTTGCAGACCAAGTTTAGGCAAGTGGAAGAGAACCACATGCAGAACATGGCTAAGCAATACAAG GCCATAAAGGCGAAAATGGAGGAGCTTAGGCCGTTGATACCGGTGTTGGTGGAGTACAAGGCCGATGCCAAATTGGTATTGCAGTTTAAGGAGGAGGTCCAGAATCTGACGTCAGTGCTAAGCGGGCTGCAGGAGGAGATGGGGGCCTATGACTACGAGGAGCTCCACAACCGAGTGTCAAATCTCGAGGAGCGGCTGCGAGCGTGCATGCAAAAATTAG CATGCGGCAAATTAACGGACATCAGCGACCCCATCACTATCAAGACGTCGGGGTCCAGGTTCGGCTCCTGGATGACGGATCCCTTGGCAGCTGAAGGAGACACAAGG GTCTGGTACATGGACGGTTACCACAACAACCGCTTTGTGCGGGAGTACAAGTCCATGCAGGACTTCATGTCAACCGACAATTTCACCTCCCACCGGCTCCCCCACCCTTGGTCCGGAACGGGCCAGGTGGTCTACAACGGCTCAATCTACTTCAACAAGTTCCAGAGCCACGTCATCATCAAGTTCGACTTCCGCACCTCCGCCATCAGCAAGTCTCGGCAGCTGGACTACGCCGGCTTCAACAACGCGTATCACTACGCCTGGGGCGGCCACTCGTACATTGATCTGATGGTGGACGAGGGGGGCCTGTGGGCGGTCTACGCCACCAACCAGAACGCCGGCAACATCGTGATTAGCAAGCTGAACCCCAACACGCTGCAGACTGTCAAAAGCTGGCCCACCAACCACCCCAAAAGGAGCGCCGGCGAGTCGTTCATGATCTGCGGCACGCTGTACGTCACCAACGGCTACTCCGGCGGCACCAAGGTCTACTACGCCTACTCGACCAACTCCTCGACGTACGAGTACATAGACATCGCCTTCCAGAACAAGTACTCGCACATCTCAATGCTGGACTACAACCCTCGGGACCGCGCTCTCTACGCTTGGAACAACGGGCATCAGGTGCTGTACAACGTCACGCTATTCCGCGTCATTCGCTCGGAGGAACTGTAA
- the olfm1b gene encoding olfactomedin 1b isoform X1 translates to MSVPLLKIGVVLSTMAMITNWMSQTLPSLVGLNTTKLTAAHGGYPDRSTGVLPANPEESWQVYSSGQDGDGRCVCTVVAPQQSMCSRDARTKQLRQLLEKVQNMTQSIQVLDQRTQRELQYVEKMEVQLRGLQTKFRQVEENHMQNMAKQYKAIKAKMEELRPLIPVLVEYKADAKLVLQFKEEVQNLTSVLSGLQEEMGAYDYEELHNRVSNLEERLRACMQKLACGKLTDISDPITIKTSGSRFGSWMTDPLAAEGDTRVWYMDGYHNNRFVREYKSMQDFMSTDNFTSHRLPHPWSGTGQVVYNGSIYFNKFQSHVIIKFDFRTSAISKSRQLDYAGFNNAYHYAWGGHSYIDLMVDEGGLWAVYATNQNAGNIVISKLNPNTLQTVKSWPTNHPKRSAGESFMICGTLYVTNGYSGGTKVYYAYSTNSSTYEYIDIAFQNKYSHISMLDYNPRDRALYAWNNGHQVLYNVTLFRVIRSEEL, encoded by the exons ATGTCGGTGCCGTTGCTTAAAATCGGCGTGGTGCTGAGCACCATGGCAATGATTACCAACTGGATGTCGCAGACGTTGCCGTCTCTGGTGGGGCTTAATACCACCAAGCTGACGGCGGCGCACGGTGGCTATCCGGACCGCAGCACCGGA GTGCTGCCGGCCAACCCGGAGGAGTCGTGGCAGGTTTACAGTTCTGGCCAGGATGGCGACGGTAGGTGCGTCTGCACCGTGGTGGCACCCCAACAATCTATGTGCTCCAGGGACGCCCGCACAAAGCAACTGAGGCAGCTTCTGGAGAAG GTCCAGAACATGACCCAGTCCATTCAAGTTCTGGACCAGAGAACCCAGAGGGAACTCCAGTATGTGGAGAAAATGGAAGTGCAGCTCCGTGGCTTGCAGACCAAGTTTAGGCAAGTGGAAGAGAACCACATGCAGAACATGGCTAAGCAATACAAG GCCATAAAGGCGAAAATGGAGGAGCTTAGGCCGTTGATACCGGTGTTGGTGGAGTACAAGGCCGATGCCAAATTGGTATTGCAGTTTAAGGAGGAGGTCCAGAATCTGACGTCAGTGCTAAGCGGGCTGCAGGAGGAGATGGGGGCCTATGACTACGAGGAGCTCCACAACCGAGTGTCAAATCTCGAGGAGCGGCTGCGAGCGTGCATGCAAAAATTAG CATGCGGCAAATTAACGGACATCAGCGACCCCATCACTATCAAGACGTCGGGGTCCAGGTTCGGCTCCTGGATGACGGATCCCTTGGCAGCTGAAGGAGACACAAGG GTCTGGTACATGGACGGTTACCACAACAACCGCTTTGTGCGGGAGTACAAGTCCATGCAGGACTTCATGTCAACCGACAATTTCACCTCCCACCGGCTCCCCCACCCTTGGTCCGGAACGGGCCAGGTGGTCTACAACGGCTCAATCTACTTCAACAAGTTCCAGAGCCACGTCATCATCAAGTTCGACTTCCGCACCTCCGCCATCAGCAAGTCTCGGCAGCTGGACTACGCCGGCTTCAACAACGCGTATCACTACGCCTGGGGCGGCCACTCGTACATTGATCTGATGGTGGACGAGGGGGGCCTGTGGGCGGTCTACGCCACCAACCAGAACGCCGGCAACATCGTGATTAGCAAGCTGAACCCCAACACGCTGCAGACTGTCAAAAGCTGGCCCACCAACCACCCCAAAAGGAGCGCCGGCGAGTCGTTCATGATCTGCGGCACGCTGTACGTCACCAACGGCTACTCCGGCGGCACCAAGGTCTACTACGCCTACTCGACCAACTCCTCGACGTACGAGTACATAGACATCGCCTTCCAGAACAAGTACTCGCACATCTCAATGCTGGACTACAACCCTCGGGACCGCGCTCTCTACGCTTGGAACAACGGGCATCAGGTGCTGTACAACGTCACGCTATTCCGCGTCATTCGCTCGGAGGAACTGTAA